Proteins found in one Microbacterium sp. LWS13-1.2 genomic segment:
- a CDS encoding enoyl-CoA hydratase/isomerase family protein, translating into MPADSLTVARDGDVAWLTLHRGERNLLDAELTRALADAVAELDTQGVTAMVLTGAGAVFCAGADASKLRATGTAREFADAAIDLFCNLAEAQAPVIAAVNGDALAGGFGIACAADIVIAVDGAALGTVEAALGTWPMIAQVPASRRVPPKAAIRNALTGVPFTTAEAKDLGVIDEILSDAGALRVRAAEVAREVTVGGAAARRGKPMLVGLYMRQYRADLSGAADAFVDMFGG; encoded by the coding sequence ATGCCCGCTGACAGTCTGACCGTGGCGCGTGATGGCGATGTGGCCTGGCTCACCCTGCACCGGGGGGAACGCAACCTTCTTGATGCTGAGCTCACCCGGGCACTCGCGGATGCTGTTGCCGAGCTGGACACTCAAGGCGTCACCGCTATGGTGCTGACCGGAGCAGGAGCGGTGTTCTGTGCTGGTGCGGATGCATCGAAACTTCGAGCAACCGGGACTGCGCGAGAGTTCGCCGACGCCGCGATTGACCTCTTCTGCAACCTGGCAGAGGCGCAGGCCCCGGTCATCGCCGCTGTGAACGGCGACGCGCTCGCGGGCGGATTCGGGATCGCGTGCGCCGCAGACATCGTCATCGCCGTCGATGGTGCCGCGCTCGGCACGGTTGAGGCTGCTCTTGGCACCTGGCCGATGATCGCCCAGGTTCCGGCAAGCAGGCGCGTTCCCCCCAAAGCGGCGATCAGGAACGCCTTGACGGGAGTCCCGTTCACAACAGCTGAAGCGAAAGACCTCGGCGTCATCGATGAGATTCTGTCCGACGCGGGCGCGCTCCGCGTCCGCGCAGCGGAGGTGGCCCGAGAAGTGACGGTTGGGGGCGCCGCAGCTCGCCGCGGCAAGCCGATGCTGGTCGGCTTGTACATGCGTCAGTACCGCGCGGATCTGAGCGGCGCGGCAGACGCCTTCGTGGACATGTTCGGCGGCTGA
- a CDS encoding 1-deoxy-D-xylulose-5-phosphate synthase N-terminal domain-containing protein translates to MTTTSTPVKDTVTLARGIRRRAVDMIAPQGFGYLGQALSSAETVAALYGSYLRPGVDRFICSPGHYIIAAYAAAAEVGLLSEEQLLSYGQDGSDLEAIGTERTPLVDLTCGSLAQGLSGAAGFAYADRLRSRTGSRVYALISDGELEEGQVWEAAIFAAHHRLGSLVVILDANNSQVDGPLDSITTIEPIADKWTAFGWHAMDIDGHDVAAVHAAFDSALKDERPSIIIARTSTVHGLDVLPPDADGHFIKLPPELAAAAREELADA, encoded by the coding sequence ATGACGACGACGTCGACACCGGTGAAAGACACGGTCACGCTGGCACGGGGCATTCGCCGGCGCGCGGTCGACATGATCGCCCCACAGGGATTCGGCTACCTCGGGCAGGCGCTTTCGAGCGCCGAGACCGTCGCGGCTCTCTACGGTAGTTACCTGCGTCCCGGGGTGGACCGCTTCATCTGCTCGCCCGGGCACTACATCATCGCCGCGTACGCTGCGGCGGCTGAGGTCGGGCTGCTGAGTGAAGAGCAGCTGCTCAGCTACGGGCAGGACGGCTCCGACCTGGAAGCCATCGGCACCGAACGCACCCCGCTCGTAGACCTGACGTGTGGATCGCTGGCTCAGGGGCTCTCCGGCGCCGCTGGATTCGCTTACGCCGACCGCCTGCGCTCGCGCACCGGAAGCCGCGTGTATGCCCTGATCAGCGACGGCGAGCTCGAGGAGGGGCAAGTCTGGGAGGCTGCCATCTTCGCCGCCCATCATCGGCTGGGCAGCCTCGTCGTGATCCTCGATGCGAACAACTCGCAGGTGGATGGTCCGCTCGACTCCATCACCACCATCGAGCCCATCGCTGACAAGTGGACCGCGTTCGGGTGGCATGCCATGGATATCGACGGTCACGACGTGGCCGCCGTGCACGCGGCCTTCGACAGCGCACTGAAAGATGAGCGCCCCTCGATCATCATCGCCCGTACCTCGACCGTGCACGGCCTCGACGTCCTACCGCCGGACGCCGACGGGCACTTCATCAAGCTGCCGCCGGAGCTGGCGGCTGCAGCCAGAGAGGAACTCGCCGATGCATAA
- a CDS encoding Xaa-Pro peptidase family protein codes for MTTTHLQTPVSSPGAIMGVDWEERVNFARLRDERLARAQAELESSSLGALILFDMNNVRYTTATHIGNWARDKLFRCVLLMRGHDPILWDIGSAARQHKMHAPWLNEDSWRAGLSTWRGSIPEEVGVEIGNAKRIADILRENGLQNDPVGIDVVEIPVLRAFENEGLHIVNGQDLMQRARRIKTVDEIALLSHAAGMVDAAYDELYRFLHVGVRENDAVALVNRVLYELGSEEVEAVNAIAGERCSPHPHVFSDRMMRPGDTAYFDIIHSFNGYRTCYYRTLNIGSANANQRDAYTRAREAIDAAIDQVKPGASSADIARAFPSAADLGYHSEEEAFGLQYCHGIGLSLWEQPLISRYHSLEHPVEIEEGMVFALETYWPTKDGSSAARIEEEVVVTSEGCKVITRFPADELLVAGTRYWNGHSFNTNNLGTGIRQNV; via the coding sequence ATGACCACTACCCACCTTCAGACGCCCGTGTCTTCCCCGGGCGCCATCATGGGCGTCGACTGGGAAGAGCGCGTCAACTTCGCTCGCCTGCGTGATGAGCGTCTGGCACGGGCGCAGGCCGAGCTGGAGAGCTCCTCGCTGGGCGCACTGATCCTGTTCGACATGAACAACGTGCGGTACACGACCGCGACGCACATCGGCAACTGGGCTCGCGACAAGTTGTTCCGGTGCGTCCTGCTGATGCGCGGACACGATCCGATCCTCTGGGACATCGGCTCTGCCGCTCGGCAGCACAAGATGCACGCTCCCTGGCTGAACGAGGACAGCTGGCGTGCCGGGCTGTCGACGTGGCGCGGTTCCATCCCGGAAGAGGTCGGAGTCGAGATCGGCAACGCCAAGCGCATCGCCGACATCCTCCGTGAGAACGGTCTGCAGAACGACCCCGTCGGGATTGACGTGGTGGAGATCCCGGTCCTTCGCGCGTTCGAGAATGAAGGACTGCACATCGTCAACGGGCAGGACCTGATGCAGCGTGCGCGCCGCATCAAGACCGTGGATGAGATCGCCCTGCTGTCGCACGCCGCGGGTATGGTCGACGCGGCCTACGACGAGCTCTACCGATTCCTCCACGTCGGAGTACGTGAGAACGATGCGGTTGCCCTGGTCAACCGTGTGCTCTACGAGCTCGGGTCCGAAGAAGTCGAGGCCGTCAACGCCATCGCGGGAGAGAGGTGCTCTCCTCACCCGCACGTGTTCTCCGACCGCATGATGCGGCCCGGTGATACCGCGTACTTTGACATCATTCATTCGTTCAACGGGTATCGGACCTGCTACTACCGGACCCTCAACATCGGTAGCGCGAACGCCAATCAGCGCGATGCGTACACGCGTGCTCGCGAGGCGATCGATGCCGCCATCGACCAGGTGAAACCCGGCGCCTCCAGCGCCGACATCGCCCGCGCCTTCCCATCGGCCGCAGATCTCGGCTACCACAGCGAGGAAGAGGCGTTCGGTCTGCAGTACTGCCACGGCATCGGACTATCCCTGTGGGAGCAGCCGCTCATCAGCCGCTACCACTCCCTGGAACACCCCGTGGAGATCGAGGAAGGCATGGTGTTCGCGCTAGAAACCTACTGGCCCACGAAGGATGGCTCATCTGCGGCCAGAATCGAGGAGGAAGTCGTCGTAACCAGCGAAGGCTGCAAGGTCATCACGCGCTTTCCTGCGGACGAGCTTCTGGTGGCCGGGACCCGCTACTGGAATGGCCACTCCTTTAACACGAACAACCTGGGAACGGGCATCCGCCAGAACGTCTGA
- a CDS encoding Dabb family protein: protein MLEHIVVVDAGDLPRPPLEAALDRFAHGIRGCRGLISISWGQNFNPLGLERRCHYVCTVILESEETLRTHYWEHPAHQILLAELPGLCESRFALDYFIDEDAAHAR, encoded by the coding sequence GTGCTCGAGCACATCGTGGTTGTGGATGCCGGTGACCTGCCCCGGCCGCCTCTGGAGGCGGCGCTGGACCGTTTCGCCCATGGGATCCGGGGATGCCGGGGGCTGATCTCCATTAGCTGGGGCCAGAATTTCAACCCGCTGGGTCTCGAGCGTCGTTGCCACTACGTATGCACAGTAATCCTGGAGAGCGAGGAGACTCTTCGTACCCACTACTGGGAGCATCCAGCGCACCAGATTCTGCTTGCGGAGCTCCCCGGACTCTGCGAATCCAGGTTCGCTTTGGATTACTTCATCGACGAGGATGCTGCCCATGCCCGCTGA
- a CDS encoding ABC transporter ATP-binding protein: MTSLDTTSSAAALVVALRTVSRSFGATQVLHDIDLDIRRGEFVALLGRSGTGKSTLLRIVAGLDNGATGEVHVTDRLAVGFQEPRLLPWKRVWRNIVLGLTGANLRERAEATLREVGLEHRSDVWPLTLSGGEAQRASLARALIREPELMVLDEPFGALDALTKIRMHALLLELYRAHRPGVLLVTHDVEEAILLADRVLVMDAGQFVADVPIDLPHPRQKAGEEFLRLRTALLADLGVRELA; encoded by the coding sequence ATGACCTCGCTCGACACCACCTCGTCCGCAGCGGCGTTGGTCGTCGCCTTGCGTACCGTGTCCCGCTCCTTCGGGGCCACCCAGGTACTCCACGACATCGATCTCGACATCCGCCGGGGCGAGTTCGTCGCGCTGCTCGGACGATCCGGGACCGGCAAGAGCACGCTCCTGAGGATCGTGGCCGGGCTAGACAACGGCGCGACGGGGGAGGTGCATGTCACCGACCGTCTGGCCGTCGGGTTCCAGGAGCCGCGCCTCCTGCCGTGGAAGAGGGTGTGGCGAAACATCGTATTGGGTCTGACCGGCGCCAATCTGCGCGAACGCGCGGAGGCCACCCTGCGGGAAGTGGGTCTGGAGCACCGCAGCGACGTGTGGCCCCTCACACTCTCCGGGGGAGAGGCCCAGCGGGCGTCCCTGGCCCGAGCGCTCATCCGCGAACCCGAACTCATGGTCTTGGACGAACCCTTCGGGGCTCTTGATGCGCTGACCAAGATCCGCATGCATGCGTTGCTGCTGGAGCTGTACCGCGCGCACCGGCCGGGCGTCTTGCTCGTCACCCACGACGTTGAGGAGGCGATTCTTCTCGCCGATCGGGTCCTGGTGATGGATGCCGGGCAGTTCGTCGCGGATGTTCCGATCGACCTGCCGCACCCGCGGCAGAAGGCAGGCGAGGAGTTCCTCCGGTTGCGGACGGCCCTGCTCGCCGACCTCGGGGTGCGAGAACTCGCCTGA
- a CDS encoding RidA family protein yields MTTQRLTRVPAPVVPGISDSVIDTATGLVYVSGVYVPVPEDFARSTELTFRALEEALVRAGTDLSHLVRVNVYVKHLDEEKLQTYRRVRDSIISAEHMPASTLVGVHSLYNHATIEIDAIAVL; encoded by the coding sequence ATGACCACACAGCGGCTGACCCGTGTTCCCGCTCCCGTAGTACCGGGAATTTCCGACAGCGTGATCGATACGGCGACGGGCCTCGTGTACGTGTCGGGGGTATATGTGCCGGTGCCCGAAGACTTCGCCCGCTCGACCGAACTGACCTTCCGCGCCCTGGAAGAAGCGTTGGTGCGCGCAGGAACCGACCTGTCGCACCTGGTACGGGTGAATGTCTACGTCAAGCACCTCGATGAGGAGAAGCTGCAGACGTATCGACGCGTTCGAGACTCGATCATCAGCGCTGAGCACATGCCTGCGAGCACTCTCGTGGGCGTTCACTCCTTGTACAACCACGCCACAATCGAGATAGACGCCATCGCCGTGCTCTGA
- a CDS encoding FCD domain-containing protein, with translation MAHPKPLQAFPAVRPVSASRLADEVVEQIRTIILKNDLQEGTRLPSERDLASQLGASRPIVAQALRMLSMMGLIDIRPGSGAYVMRRPEHLIAQSMQLMMEIDGDSLDHLLDLRLMLEDRGTALATTSATADDLAKVRRALERMTTAASASSWVAADALFHAAIVRASQNQYLAMMFEAVHSTAVSNTYRTWIESGETPAWLLAAGDRPDEVHIAMLEALERRDAVSMREHVLSHHHAMLAHLRGR, from the coding sequence ATGGCGCACCCGAAGCCGCTGCAGGCCTTCCCTGCGGTGCGTCCCGTCTCCGCCAGCCGCCTCGCGGATGAAGTCGTGGAGCAGATCCGGACGATCATCCTCAAGAACGACCTCCAGGAGGGGACGCGCCTGCCTTCCGAGCGGGATCTCGCCTCGCAGCTCGGCGCAAGCCGCCCTATCGTCGCGCAGGCACTCAGGATGCTCTCGATGATGGGGCTGATAGACATCCGCCCGGGATCCGGGGCGTACGTCATGCGCCGACCCGAGCACCTCATCGCACAGTCGATGCAGCTCATGATGGAGATCGACGGCGACTCCCTCGACCATCTCCTGGATCTGCGCCTCATGTTGGAGGACCGCGGCACCGCGCTCGCTACCACCAGTGCGACCGCGGACGACCTCGCAAAGGTGCGCCGCGCCCTGGAGCGGATGACCACCGCGGCGTCCGCGTCGAGTTGGGTTGCGGCTGATGCACTCTTTCACGCTGCGATTGTTCGCGCCAGCCAGAACCAGTACCTCGCCATGATGTTCGAGGCAGTCCACAGCACTGCGGTGAGCAACACTTACCGAACGTGGATCGAGTCCGGCGAGACTCCTGCCTGGCTTCTCGCCGCAGGAGACCGTCCGGACGAGGTGCACATCGCGATGCTCGAAGCGCTCGAGCGGCGAGACGCGGTGTCGATGCGTGAGCACGTGCTCTCGCACCACCACGCGATGCTGGCGCACCTCCGCGGCCGGTAG
- a CDS encoding sugar ABC transporter ATP-binding protein, producing the protein MTTHDDARLRATGISKSYGGVRALKSVSITLAPGRVHALLGENGAGKSTLVNVLSGTVRPDGGEIAVDGEVVQFGGPQAAQRLGIRTVHQELELAGPLTTAENIYLGRLPRKGPVVAFARLAADTVRVLRTLGSAIGPEGRVDVLPVAEQQVIEIARALAAEPAVLILDEPTAALPPKEIDQLLERVRGLAASGVAILYISHRLDEVMQVSDDVTVLRDGQVALSSAANELTKADVVRAMLGVDVTAFVAPQSREAGEVAVSVRSLNVPDGHLEHLDLDVGQEEIVGVFGLPGSGHDAIAGALYGMLPATANRVDLLGASKLPASPRDAIARGIGLVPADRKNEGLALKLSVLENLMLVLQPRRAGGILVDRRRQRALAVSLAEEYRIKIGDFSAPVGSLSGGNQQKVVLARWAATGAVRLLLLCEPTRGVDVGAKTEIHRLLRSQAAAGTPSLLVSSDPEETIALCDRIYVVHAGRVATEFSAGQATPALLTAAAL; encoded by the coding sequence ATGACTACCCACGACGATGCTCGCCTGCGGGCGACGGGAATCTCCAAGAGCTACGGAGGCGTGCGCGCGCTCAAGAGCGTGAGCATCACGCTCGCGCCGGGGCGCGTACATGCCCTGCTCGGAGAGAACGGTGCCGGAAAGTCCACGTTGGTGAACGTCCTCTCCGGTACTGTCCGCCCCGATGGTGGCGAGATCGCCGTCGACGGGGAGGTCGTGCAGTTCGGCGGACCGCAGGCGGCTCAGCGGCTGGGGATCCGCACGGTCCACCAGGAGCTGGAGCTGGCAGGTCCGCTGACGACCGCGGAGAACATCTACCTCGGTCGACTGCCGCGCAAGGGCCCGGTGGTGGCGTTCGCCCGCCTGGCCGCCGACACCGTGCGGGTGCTGCGAACACTGGGCAGTGCGATCGGACCCGAGGGGCGAGTCGACGTGCTGCCCGTTGCGGAACAACAGGTGATCGAGATCGCCCGGGCTTTGGCTGCCGAACCAGCCGTGCTCATCCTGGACGAACCCACCGCGGCTCTTCCCCCCAAAGAGATCGACCAGCTCCTGGAGCGAGTTCGGGGACTGGCGGCCTCGGGCGTTGCGATTCTCTACATCAGCCATCGGCTTGACGAAGTGATGCAGGTCAGTGATGACGTCACGGTGCTCCGCGACGGCCAGGTCGCGCTCTCTTCGGCGGCCAACGAACTGACCAAGGCGGATGTGGTCAGGGCGATGCTGGGGGTCGATGTCACCGCGTTCGTCGCCCCGCAATCGCGCGAGGCCGGCGAAGTGGCCGTGTCGGTGCGGAGCCTGAACGTGCCCGATGGGCACTTGGAGCATCTGGACCTCGACGTCGGCCAGGAAGAGATCGTGGGAGTGTTCGGTCTTCCCGGCAGCGGACATGATGCCATCGCGGGGGCGCTGTACGGCATGCTCCCCGCGACAGCGAACCGGGTCGATCTGCTCGGCGCGAGCAAGTTACCGGCCAGCCCACGTGATGCCATCGCCCGCGGCATCGGCCTTGTGCCCGCCGACCGAAAGAATGAAGGCCTCGCCCTGAAGCTGAGCGTCCTGGAGAACCTGATGCTCGTGCTCCAGCCCCGCCGCGCCGGAGGCATCCTCGTCGACAGAAGACGGCAGCGTGCACTCGCCGTGAGCCTCGCTGAGGAGTACCGGATCAAGATCGGCGACTTCTCAGCTCCGGTCGGCTCTCTCAGCGGGGGTAACCAGCAGAAGGTCGTGCTTGCCCGGTGGGCGGCAACCGGCGCGGTTCGACTCCTGCTCCTCTGTGAGCCCACCCGCGGCGTCGACGTGGGCGCGAAGACCGAGATCCACCGCCTGCTGCGCAGCCAGGCCGCAGCGGGCACCCCGTCGCTTCTCGTCTCGTCTGATCCGGAGGAGACCATCGCCCTGTGTGACCGCATCTACGTCGTACACGCCGGCCGAGTGGCCACGGAGTTCTCCGCAGGCCAGGCGACGCCCGCGCTGCTGACCGCAGCCGCGCTCTGA
- a CDS encoding sugar ABC transporter substrate-binding protein encodes MKRTSHALPLLAVVTAALALAGCGGVGNLTETSGSPAPLQVTYASFGESVGFVATVTKSLQAAADAAGVELSVLDNQNDAATAVDNARQAATTDPDVFIEYNGNADSNSRVASLMADASIPVIAVQYPIEGAPLFAIDNTQVGEIGGSQLAAAAQEKWGEDETPAALIVTLPQGGPIQLDRSEGAKAAISDTYPDIEFTDVDSRSDAAVGRQLAADFLTSHPDEPVIIWAHVDSVGLGVVAAVEASGRDDVLVMSTGGDAAIFPEIRKAGTPLVGTVGLFPESWGSVLIDLAQKVAAGEEVPEVTHPEKIEVISAANIGQLYPE; translated from the coding sequence ATGAAGCGCACATCACACGCACTGCCTCTGCTCGCCGTTGTAACCGCCGCACTCGCATTGGCCGGATGTGGCGGAGTGGGCAACCTGACAGAGACCTCCGGTTCACCGGCGCCACTGCAGGTCACCTACGCCAGCTTTGGCGAGAGTGTCGGCTTCGTCGCGACAGTGACGAAGTCGCTTCAGGCCGCAGCAGACGCGGCCGGTGTCGAACTCAGCGTTCTGGACAACCAGAACGACGCGGCGACCGCCGTGGACAATGCCCGCCAAGCCGCGACCACCGACCCGGACGTCTTCATCGAATACAACGGCAACGCCGACAGCAACTCGCGCGTCGCATCGTTGATGGCCGACGCCAGCATTCCCGTGATTGCCGTTCAGTACCCGATCGAGGGCGCGCCGCTCTTCGCCATCGACAACACCCAGGTCGGCGAGATCGGTGGCTCGCAATTGGCCGCGGCGGCTCAGGAGAAATGGGGAGAGGACGAAACCCCGGCGGCTCTGATCGTCACGCTCCCCCAGGGCGGGCCTATTCAGCTGGATCGCAGCGAAGGCGCGAAGGCTGCGATCTCCGACACCTACCCCGACATCGAGTTCACGGATGTCGACAGCCGTAGCGACGCCGCCGTCGGTCGCCAGCTCGCGGCGGATTTCCTTACGTCTCACCCCGATGAGCCCGTCATCATTTGGGCACACGTGGATTCCGTGGGCCTGGGCGTGGTCGCTGCGGTCGAAGCGTCCGGACGCGACGACGTCCTGGTCATGAGCACCGGGGGTGACGCGGCGATCTTCCCGGAGATACGTAAGGCCGGCACTCCGCTGGTAGGAACGGTCGGACTGTTCCCTGAGTCTTGGGGCTCGGTCCTCATCGATCTGGCTCAGAAGGTCGCCGCGGGCGAAGAGGTCCCCGAAGTGACGCATCCCGAGAAGATCGAGGTCATCTCCGCTGCGAACATCGGCCAGCTGTATCCGGAATGA
- a CDS encoding transketolase C-terminal domain-containing protein, with protein MHNPPYATELKPYGRALVALAEQRDDVICLSGDLTRQTEIDLFQERFPERFVHAGMAEANMISMAGAMAREGLQPFVHTFGVFATRRPYDQIVNAVAYPNLPVRLIGFMPGISSPGGPSHQAIEDVAIMRALPNFTVIDVADALEIAQVVPHLATIPGPVYLRLKRGEIPIIFETDHELRLDKAHILTDGDDVALVTNGMMLAASLDAARTLAGAGVGVKIVHVPVVKPLDSATVRRAVEQARVVVTAENHSVIGGLGSAVAEVIAEAGLARPLRRVGMQDTFAEGSRTAPYLFEKYGLSTQALIDSVWAHLGHDGAAPIAERQELAVGEYQPV; from the coding sequence ATGCATAACCCGCCCTACGCGACCGAGCTCAAGCCGTACGGGCGAGCGCTCGTCGCGCTCGCCGAGCAGCGCGATGACGTCATCTGCCTCTCGGGCGACCTCACCCGCCAGACAGAGATCGACCTGTTCCAGGAACGTTTCCCGGAGCGATTCGTCCACGCCGGCATGGCCGAGGCGAACATGATCAGCATGGCCGGTGCCATGGCTCGCGAGGGCCTTCAGCCGTTCGTGCACACGTTCGGCGTGTTCGCGACTCGCCGCCCGTACGACCAGATCGTCAACGCCGTAGCCTACCCGAATCTGCCTGTGCGCCTCATCGGATTCATGCCCGGAATCTCGAGTCCGGGCGGCCCGAGCCACCAGGCCATCGAAGACGTCGCGATCATGCGTGCCCTGCCGAACTTCACGGTGATCGACGTTGCGGACGCGCTGGAGATCGCGCAGGTTGTGCCCCACCTCGCGACCATCCCCGGGCCCGTGTACCTGCGGCTCAAGCGTGGTGAGATCCCCATCATCTTCGAGACTGACCATGAGTTGCGCCTTGACAAGGCACATATCTTGACGGACGGGGACGACGTCGCTCTGGTGACGAACGGGATGATGCTCGCGGCGAGCCTCGACGCCGCCCGTACTCTGGCCGGTGCCGGCGTTGGGGTGAAGATCGTCCACGTCCCCGTGGTCAAGCCTCTCGACTCCGCAACTGTCCGGCGGGCCGTCGAGCAGGCGCGTGTCGTTGTCACGGCAGAGAACCACTCGGTCATCGGTGGGCTGGGCTCCGCGGTCGCTGAGGTCATCGCCGAAGCTGGTCTTGCTCGGCCCCTTCGTCGGGTCGGGATGCAGGACACCTTCGCGGAAGGCTCGCGCACCGCGCCGTACCTGTTCGAAAAGTACGGACTGTCCACCCAGGCACTCATCGATTCGGTCTGGGCCCACCTTGGTCACGATGGCGCAGCGCCTATCGCCGAACGCCAGGAGCTCGCCGTCGGCGAGTACCAGCCGGTCTGA
- a CDS encoding ABC transporter permease, whose translation MHSTTRVEPIAARTRFGVAALLRQQDTALLLVLLLLVVAFSLASPYFFSARNLSNVLLSASIIGTMSAVATLVVVSGALDLSIGSIVALTSVSAALLSYDLQWPPGLAIAAALVIGALAGAFNGILVTVLRINPIIATIGTLSVFRGLAFVITNGRDIPVLDPISDYLGFERIVGIPVSVIVMILVFIATWWVAKYTPWGRNVYATGANPRAARLAGVGVGGIRMGVLIASGLVAALAGVLLNGQAGSATPGAGVGYELQVLTAVLLGGASLTGGEGRVTRTFIGVLIISVINNGMTLLSVPSYYQTIANGALLLVAVAIDQFRTKAGYR comes from the coding sequence ATGCATTCCACCACAAGAGTCGAGCCAATCGCCGCCCGCACTCGCTTCGGCGTAGCCGCCCTGCTGCGGCAGCAGGACACTGCACTACTGCTCGTTCTGCTACTCCTCGTCGTGGCGTTCTCGCTCGCGTCGCCATACTTCTTCAGCGCTCGCAATCTCTCCAACGTGCTGTTGAGCGCCTCCATAATCGGCACGATGTCCGCCGTCGCGACGCTCGTCGTGGTCAGCGGAGCGCTCGATCTGTCCATCGGCTCGATCGTCGCGCTCACGTCGGTCTCGGCGGCGCTGCTGTCCTACGACCTGCAGTGGCCGCCCGGGCTCGCCATTGCCGCCGCCCTGGTAATCGGAGCGCTCGCGGGGGCCTTCAACGGCATTCTGGTAACCGTGCTGCGGATCAACCCCATCATCGCGACCATCGGCACCCTGTCGGTGTTCCGAGGGCTCGCGTTCGTGATCACCAACGGCCGTGACATTCCTGTGCTCGACCCGATCTCTGACTACCTCGGATTCGAGCGGATCGTCGGGATCCCCGTGTCGGTGATCGTCATGATTCTGGTGTTCATCGCGACATGGTGGGTCGCCAAGTACACTCCCTGGGGTCGCAACGTCTACGCGACCGGCGCCAACCCGCGTGCTGCGCGACTCGCCGGCGTCGGAGTGGGGGGCATCCGGATGGGCGTCCTCATCGCCAGCGGCCTGGTCGCCGCACTCGCCGGAGTACTCCTCAACGGTCAAGCCGGCTCCGCGACACCCGGTGCGGGCGTCGGTTACGAACTGCAGGTGCTCACCGCCGTCCTGTTGGGCGGCGCCAGCCTCACCGGCGGAGAGGGCCGGGTCACCCGGACATTCATCGGCGTACTCATCATCAGCGTTATCAACAACGGTATGACGCTGTTGTCGGTGCCCTCGTACTATCAGACCATCGCCAACGGCGCGCTGCTCTTGGTCGCGGTAGCCATCGACCAGTTCCGAACCAAAGCCGGCTACCGATGA
- a CDS encoding alpha/beta hydrolase, which yields MATPQTSETTVSGFANLSDMDIVGWLPSTPPDARIHYSSAALTYGDLRLPRGDDADGHPLVILIHGGAWESSYTSDYVARLAESLTALGVATWNLEFRRLNNPGSDYPGMFLDISQGVDFARELAKDYPIDLDRVVLLGHSSGGHLATWAAGRKNISPESPLYSEDPLRVSGVVDLAGVLDLEYAYNAGRTDVLQVVGAHDSAALREKAGDTSSIRLLPLGVPQSLIIGTADNPWRLESHQRYRDAGMAGGDRIDLIRLEGANHFDVVDVSSPAWEPIVTAVREYAGLPKNGATDSIPAVSAN from the coding sequence GTGGCCACGCCACAGACATCAGAGACGACAGTTTCGGGTTTCGCCAATCTTTCGGACATGGACATCGTGGGGTGGCTTCCGTCGACACCCCCTGACGCGCGAATCCATTACTCATCCGCTGCGTTGACGTACGGAGACCTCCGGCTACCACGCGGCGACGACGCCGATGGTCACCCGCTGGTGATTCTCATCCATGGGGGCGCCTGGGAGTCCAGTTACACGTCGGACTACGTCGCGAGGCTGGCTGAATCGCTGACCGCGCTGGGCGTTGCGACCTGGAACCTCGAATTCCGTCGCCTCAACAACCCAGGCAGCGACTACCCCGGGATGTTCCTCGATATCTCCCAAGGGGTGGACTTCGCGCGTGAGTTGGCGAAGGACTACCCGATCGATCTGGACAGAGTGGTTCTGTTGGGGCACTCATCCGGCGGTCATCTCGCTACCTGGGCGGCGGGGCGCAAGAACATCTCGCCGGAGAGCCCGCTCTATAGCGAAGATCCACTCCGCGTGAGTGGCGTCGTCGACCTTGCGGGAGTCCTTGATCTCGAGTACGCCTACAATGCCGGCCGTACTGACGTCCTGCAGGTGGTAGGTGCCCACGATTCCGCGGCGCTGAGAGAGAAGGCCGGCGACACGTCGTCGATCCGACTGCTGCCGTTGGGAGTGCCCCAGTCGCTCATCATCGGGACAGCGGACAACCCGTGGCGGCTGGAAAGCCATCAGCGCTACCGGGACGCGGGAATGGCCGGCGGCGATCGGATCGACCTCATCCGACTCGAGGGGGCCAATCATTTCGACGTGGTGGATGTGAGCAGCCCTGCCTGGGAACCGATCGTGACGGCCGTGCGCGAGTACGCCGGCCTGCCGAAGAATGGTGCGACCGACAGCATTCCCGCAGTCAGCGCGAACTGA